A single window of Methylocella tundrae DNA harbors:
- the fadB gene encoding fatty acid oxidation complex subunit alpha FadB — translation MLFDGETIQVEELGEGLVELRFARKGEAVNKLDRLAFGELARAIGAVSHAPGLKGVLISSGKDAFIVGADIFEFVEIFRREEKEIADFVAANAKIITALSDLPAPSVAAINGLALGGGFEVALAADYRVMSSAAKIGQPEVHLGIFPGYGGTVRLPRLIGLAESAQWIISGAQQTPEAALARGAVDAVASPEDLREAALTQLRNAVANPAEWRRRRVDAAKALSFEGQNVHDFLAGAEVNAARALPHYPAAHDAVELLELAAGLDRDAALALEAEQFARTARSQAAASLINIFINEQALKKIIKQYAKSAAPVRRAAVIGAGVMGAGIAYQSALRGVPTILKDVSDKALDAGMAEAQKLLAKQVEQGRLSLDRADAIAAAITPSLTFDGFGSVDVVIEAIVENIDIKAAVFRQIEGIASAETILASNTSSLRIADLADGLRHPENFIGMHFFNPVPKMALVEVVRGPKTSEAAVATIVGYANALGKTPIVVGDCPGFVVNRVLTPYLIAFLHLVRDGVDFHHIDRVMEGFGWPMGPAYLIDVIGLDISHHVVEIVSAGFPERMAASHPSAIDILKADGRLGQKNGRGFYLYTRDPKGRPRKDSDPAAPELLAAGQPRGKTTITDAEIIERMMLPLILETARCFEDGVVGSPGEADMCLLLGLGLPRYLGGALKYADYLGLQNIVERSVKWRSLGEIYRPSEKFSARAAAGKGFYEG, via the coding sequence ATGCTTTTTGATGGTGAGACGATCCAGGTTGAAGAGCTTGGCGAGGGCCTTGTCGAACTCCGCTTCGCGCGCAAGGGGGAGGCGGTCAACAAGCTCGATCGCCTGGCTTTTGGCGAGCTGGCGCGCGCGATCGGCGCCGTCTCGCACGCGCCCGGGCTCAAAGGCGTGCTCATTTCAAGCGGTAAGGACGCCTTCATCGTCGGCGCCGACATTTTCGAATTTGTCGAGATCTTCCGCCGCGAGGAGAAAGAGATCGCGGATTTCGTCGCCGCCAACGCCAAAATCATAACGGCGCTGAGCGATCTGCCGGCGCCGAGCGTCGCCGCCATCAACGGCCTTGCCCTTGGCGGCGGGTTCGAGGTCGCCCTTGCCGCAGACTATCGGGTGATGTCCTCCGCGGCGAAAATCGGCCAGCCGGAAGTCCATCTCGGCATTTTTCCCGGCTATGGCGGCACCGTTCGGCTGCCCCGCCTGATCGGCCTCGCGGAAAGCGCGCAATGGATCATTTCCGGCGCCCAGCAGACACCGGAAGCGGCGCTCGCGCGAGGCGCCGTCGACGCGGTGGCCAGCCCTGAGGATCTGCGCGAGGCGGCGCTGACCCAGCTCAGGAACGCTGTCGCGAATCCCGCCGAATGGCGCCGGCGGCGCGTCGACGCGGCGAAGGCGCTCTCCTTCGAGGGGCAGAACGTCCATGACTTCCTCGCCGGAGCCGAAGTGAACGCGGCGAGAGCCCTGCCGCATTACCCGGCGGCGCATGACGCCGTCGAATTGCTGGAGCTTGCAGCCGGACTCGATCGCGACGCCGCCCTTGCCCTCGAGGCGGAGCAATTCGCGAGAACGGCGCGCTCGCAGGCTGCGGCATCGCTCATCAATATTTTCATCAACGAGCAGGCGCTCAAGAAAATCATCAAGCAATACGCGAAGTCCGCGGCGCCGGTGCGTCGGGCGGCCGTTATCGGAGCCGGCGTCATGGGCGCCGGCATCGCCTATCAGAGCGCATTGCGCGGCGTGCCGACGATCTTGAAGGATGTTTCGGACAAGGCGCTCGACGCCGGCATGGCGGAAGCGCAAAAACTGCTCGCCAAGCAGGTCGAACAGGGAAGGCTTTCTCTCGATCGGGCGGATGCGATCGCCGCCGCGATCACGCCGAGCCTGACCTTCGACGGCTTTGGCTCCGTCGATGTCGTGATCGAGGCAATCGTCGAAAACATCGACATCAAGGCGGCGGTCTTCCGGCAGATTGAGGGGATCGCCTCCGCCGAAACGATCCTTGCCTCCAACACATCATCCTTGCGCATCGCCGATCTGGCGGACGGCCTGCGGCATCCCGAAAATTTCATCGGCATGCATTTCTTCAACCCGGTTCCGAAGATGGCGCTCGTCGAAGTCGTGCGCGGGCCGAAAACCTCGGAAGCCGCCGTCGCGACCATCGTTGGCTATGCCAACGCCCTCGGCAAGACGCCGATCGTCGTCGGGGACTGCCCCGGCTTCGTCGTCAATCGCGTGCTGACGCCCTATCTCATCGCGTTCCTGCACCTCGTCCGCGACGGCGTCGATTTCCACCATATCGATCGCGTCATGGAAGGATTTGGCTGGCCGATGGGGCCGGCCTATCTGATCGACGTCATCGGCCTCGATATTTCCCATCATGTCGTCGAGATCGTATCGGCCGGCTTCCCGGAGCGTATGGCGGCCTCGCATCCGTCAGCCATCGACATTCTGAAGGCCGATGGACGCCTCGGCCAAAAGAACGGCCGCGGCTTCTATCTCTACACCAGAGATCCGAAGGGCCGGCCGCGCAAGGACTCCGATCCCGCCGCGCCGGAGCTTTTGGCCGCCGGGCAGCCGCGCGGCAAAACGACGATCACGGATGCGGAAATCATCGAACGCATGATGCTGCCGCTGATCCTTGAGACCGCCCGCTGCTTTGAGGATGGCGTCGTCGGCTCCCCGGGCGAGGCGGATATGTGCCTGCTTCTCGGCCTGGGCCTGCCGCGCTATCTCGGCGGCGCGCTTAAATACGCCGATTACCTCGGCCTTCAAAATATCGTCGAACGCTCAGTGAAGTGGCGCAGCCTCGGCGAGATTTATCGGCCGAGCGAGAAATTTTCCGCGCGCGCCGCGGCGGGGAAGGGGTTTTATGAGGGGTGA
- a CDS encoding ABC transporter ATP-binding protein encodes MSPQPPILAFRDLCVAYGARRVVDHVSFSLRRGEVAAIVGQSGSGKSQSVLAALKLLPPGAVAAGSVMFDGVNLLALSERRLNAIRGRRIAMIFQEPMSSLDPLFSVGSQIVAILRFQAELSARAANLRAEELLALVGIEEPKLRLRAYPHQLSGGQRQRVAIAMAIACDPEVLIADEPTTALDVTVAARILDLLAELQQRLGLAMIFISHDLGLVRRFASSVHVMAAGSIVESGPAREVFARPRHRVTQELLSAAPVLRLGPQGAAPEILHAENIKVVYRLRGGWLAKSREIKAVDGVSLSLGRGRTLGIVGESGSGKSTLARALLKLVPASGTIRFEGRDLGALDAAGVRSLRRSMQMVFQDPYGALSPRMRVADIVTEGLRVHEPNLTCRERDERAAAALEEVRLDPNARRLPPRAFSGGQRQRIAIARAIILRPRLLVLDEPTSALDRTVQYEILRLLQDLQAAHGLAFVLISHDLAAVRAMADEIAVMKDGRIVEQGPARAILEHPRHSYTQSLIAAALHYDAS; translated from the coding sequence ATGAGCCCTCAGCCGCCGATCCTCGCATTTCGCGATCTTTGCGTCGCCTATGGCGCGAGGCGGGTCGTCGATCATGTCAGTTTTTCGCTTCGCCGGGGCGAGGTCGCGGCTATCGTCGGCCAATCCGGCTCCGGCAAGAGCCAGAGCGTCCTTGCCGCGCTAAAGCTTCTTCCGCCTGGCGCGGTCGCTGCCGGCTCGGTCATGTTCGACGGGGTCAATCTGCTCGCCCTTTCCGAAAGGCGGTTGAACGCCATTCGCGGCCGCCGCATCGCGATGATTTTTCAGGAACCCATGTCTTCGCTCGATCCGCTCTTTTCGGTCGGCTCGCAGATTGTCGCGATTCTGCGCTTTCAGGCCGAACTGTCCGCCAGGGCGGCGAATTTGCGCGCGGAGGAGTTGCTGGCGCTCGTCGGCATTGAAGAGCCAAAGCTGCGGCTTCGCGCCTATCCGCATCAATTATCCGGCGGCCAGCGCCAGCGCGTCGCCATAGCGATGGCGATTGCCTGCGACCCGGAGGTGCTGATCGCCGATGAGCCGACGACGGCGCTCGACGTGACCGTCGCCGCGCGCATCCTCGATCTTCTCGCTGAATTGCAGCAAAGGCTTGGGCTCGCGATGATTTTCATCAGCCATGACCTTGGCCTTGTGCGCCGCTTCGCCAGCAGCGTTCACGTCATGGCCGCGGGCTCGATCGTCGAGAGCGGCCCCGCGCGGGAGGTTTTCGCGCGCCCGCGCCACCGCGTCACGCAGGAGCTTCTGTCCGCGGCGCCGGTCTTGCGCCTTGGACCGCAAGGAGCGGCGCCCGAAATTCTGCATGCGGAAAACATCAAAGTCGTCTACCGCCTGCGCGGCGGCTGGCTGGCCAAATCCAGAGAGATCAAGGCAGTGGATGGCGTCAGCCTCAGCCTCGGCCGAGGCCGCACCCTTGGAATCGTCGGCGAATCGGGTTCAGGCAAATCGACGCTTGCGAGGGCTCTGCTCAAGCTCGTCCCCGCGAGCGGAACCATTCGTTTCGAGGGCCGCGATCTTGGCGCGCTCGACGCCGCCGGAGTGCGTTCGCTGCGGCGCTCCATGCAGATGGTGTTTCAGGATCCTTACGGGGCGCTGTCGCCGCGGATGAGAGTCGCCGACATCGTCACTGAGGGATTGCGCGTGCATGAGCCAAATCTCACCTGCCGCGAGCGCGACGAGAGGGCGGCGGCCGCGCTTGAGGAAGTGCGGCTCGATCCGAACGCCAGGCGCCTGCCGCCGCGCGCCTTCTCCGGCGGCCAGAGGCAGCGCATCGCCATCGCGCGCGCGATCATTTTGCGGCCCCGTCTTCTCGTGCTCGACGAGCCGACATCGGCGCTGGATCGGACCGTCCAATATGAGATATTGAGGCTCCTGCAGGATTTGCAGGCGGCGCACGGCCTCGCCTTTGTGCTGATCAGCCATGATCTTGCCGCGGTCCGCGCCATGGCCGACGAAATCGCCGTCATGAAGGACGGGCGCATTGTTGAGCAGGGTCCGGCGCGCGCGATTCTGGAGCATCCGCGTCATAGTTATACGCAATCGCTGATCGCGGCGGCCTTGCATTATGACGCCAGTTGA